AAAATTATATGAACTTTGcatttatataataataataataatatgccatttagcagacacttttatccaaagcgatttacagtcatgcgtgcatacatttttaggtatgggtggtcccggggatcaaacccactaccctggcgttacaagcgccatgctctaccaagtgagctacagaggaacagtgtatactaaaatatgaaaatactacttgtcatgtctcaaaatcgatatcCATCTTACCTCTGTATTGTTTTACGTCCTCCGGATTGGATAAGAAAGATGACGAGTTCCACGGTGAACCTGTCAGGTAGCCTTAATTCTTGCACAGCATCCAGCCTAGCTGACGCAATGCTATTTTCCTGATTTTTGACCCCTTTTTTCTCTGGCTTCCATTGATTTAGTCGGCCTAATTTGAACCATCCTACAAGGATAAAATCTCCAATAAATTTTGTAcggattatgatagagacatgaggtttggaccattgtttgtttttgttttgaggaTTATATAAACAATTAACAtattattttacccattggtcaaaatatgcGTTTTGATTGGACTCCCTACAGTATGGGATTATGGTTTCTTcgtcatcttgctaggtagttatctagctgtggccatctggctaatatcaacaagggctttctacaaaatagcaacattagcgCAGCAGCTAACattggaatctagaccataagcaacacacatggacatgcattgccaaacaaTACTACTGCCATCTTCTGGTTTGGAGTActttaacaaggctgagtggctgacgacttcaaggtctttgctgtgtgaacacaaaatatattggcaggcaaacgtttgacaatcctaCCAGTGTGTTTGAGCTTTAACTAAAATGTTCTTGAACAGACTTGAAGTCTCCCATTGACATACATCTATCTCAAGTTAAAATCTGTCTCTTACTGAGAAACCAAGAGAATGGTTTCTCTCTCTGAAGTGGAGGAAATTAGAACACTGTTACTAAACAATACTATGGCTATCTACTGTAAATTGAAGCCAGACTATTTGATGATCATAACAGAGATTCAGCTTTTTGCCTTACACAatccaggacagaacagaggtCAAAACTGCATTACAGTGTTAACATACAGTCCATGACTCATGACATCAAGCAACAACTGAAAATGTGCAAtgatacccttttcacactactgggCCAGACCAAGCGGAGCCAAGCTGAACTGCTCTGATCTGATTCCACATCCCCTGTAGTTGCTTAAAccgtgctggaaaggacaatgtgagAAAAAAATATGCAAGCCAGCCCAGTGCGGTTCAGGTTGGCCATATAGTGTAACCAGGTATGACTGTCCTTCTGTCTGGGGGCTGTTATGATGAACACTGTCATACACATGTAGCTGTCCATTAATTTAATCAAATAGGAAGACTATGGTAATTCAAGTCATTCAGGAAGCAGTTTGATGCTCTTTATTATTACACAAGAATCCAATACTTAGACCCTCAGTGGTCTTAGCGAGCCCACTGTACCTCTGTACTTCATGCTTCAGGGCAACGCACGCAGACAGGCAAAGTTAAACAAGTTCAATCAAATAAATACACTGTTGTTCGTTCAAGCTTCGCAGTGTAGTAGTCCTCTCAGTTCAGTGCACCGGGGAGGTACTGTCTGTAGTAGGACGTCATCCACTCACTGTTCCACGTGGTCAGAGGTCACCTGTTTGTCAACTCATGTCAGTATCCCCTTTGTGTTACTTCTGGCTCCCTGGCTCCATACCGTTATACAGGGTTGTGTccattagggcacaccgtagcgAAAACGGGAGATAAAAACAAGCATTAATTAGTGGACGAGCTCAGATAGTACCTCCCCGTTTCACTCAGTTTCTGCCATTTTCTTCCATTCTCtgcctactgaacacgaccctggtGTCACGACCCAGGAATTAATACGGGGCGAAAAGTATAGAGCCGGTGGTGGGCCGGATGGGCCCTGGAGCAGCCCGGAGGAAGGAGCCCATGGAGCTCATGGAGCCTGGGAGGCCAGCAGTCTGAAAGATGGAAGTGTTGGGCCGCGGGTGCAGGGCGATGGAGGGGACAGTGGTGGGGCAGAAGGGGTTGGAGAGGAATGCGGCAGGGGAGATAGGCTTCACCAGGTCCTTCTGAAGAGCCAGCTTGGcctgaagaagaggagaggagaggagaggagaggagatgagaggagaggagaggagaggagaggagaggagaggagaggagaggagaggagaggagaggagaggagaggagaggagaggagaggagaggagaggagaggagaggagttaaATGAGAAATAAAATCTATTCATAAAGAAATAATTCGTATTGATTAGCTACACAAACAACAAGCCATTATTTTCCATGAGCATAAAGGCCTGTCTTTAAGCCCACTGATGCATCAATATTCCTAAATGCTGTTTTAAGAAACTGCCAATAAATGTATTAACGATTAATCCCTGAAGTCGAATCAACTTTTCTTGAGGGGCTTTGATTAGGAACATATATGATACATACGGCCAGGACTGTGGAGCTGCGTTGCTGTTTGTTGTAAGGGCTGTATTTGGGCTTCATCGGTttcccagccactctgtccttGTGCCTTCTGCTGGAGATGTGCTGACAAAATACAACAAAAAAGATCAGTGACGTTACTGTGTGTGAATCCCTATGggaacctggtcaaaagtagtgcactataaagggtatagggtgccatttgggacacacctttTGGTGAGCCAATTATAAAAAGCCTGTAAGGTCCCTTCAAGCTGTAACAAGACAAGCACGGCATACTTGAGTTCCCAAAGTGAAATCAATTTCACGTTAAAAGAAAATGTTTTAAAGGTGAATTCTAGGATTTTAAATAAGTGAGTTCCCAGAATGTGTTTTCCCCAATTCCCCCTCTGACCATACTGTATTGTGATTGACCTAATCTCGGCACCAATAAATCTCACAAATCTTGCATGCGCGCTGGCTGCTGATCAGCTAagatttatttattcatttgtgCACAAGAAAATTAAAGAGAGGTAAAAACCCAAAGGGCTGGAAAGGCCTGTCACGAGACACTATGGTGTACCTGTTTGAGCTGTATTTCTGAGTTGACATGGACGTCACAGATCTCACAATGGAACGTCTTGTTCTGCAGTCCGGAGCCTTTCAGCACGGTGGTGGCCTGGACTTTGAGCTTGGAGCCTGGTCTGGGATAGGCCTTAATTGGGCCTGCGCCGTTCCTCGCCTCAAGCATAGTTTTGTGTTTAGAACCTTCAGGGAACAGAAGAAAGGGAAAAACATAATGAAGTATATTGCACACGGAAAATACCATAAATAAAACATACAAAGAACACCATTTAATTTGTTTGGATTAAAAGTAGAACAGATTTTGTTTTCCCATCCAAAATTCTCATAGGTCTCACTGACCTCACTATAACTACATAACAGCCGTACGTGCCAATGTTAGCTAACAAACATCTGACATATTGAGCCCTTCTGCTTTTAACACAATTATGATGGCTAGGGGGCAAATCGGATTTCAATATGGTCAATATGAAATATTTTGTGACgttgttgtcatgttgtataCTGGAAGGATGTTTTGGAAACGTTTTGTTGTACCTTTAACAACCCAAAGAAAAGTCCAGATAACAACCAAAATATGACATATTTCCCATGAAAAACAAAGGGGATTGCAGTGTGAAGGTATTTGTGGACATTGTTGTGAGATGGGTGTTAACAGAAGTTAAGGGAAAACTGAACAAGAACAAGCTGAAAGCCTTGCGGAGGAGGGTGGCACACACAACAGAGCAAACAGAAACAGATGCAGGATCACACCTGTGTTGTGGGCCTCCAGCTGCGACAGAGAGTTGACGGCCACTTTGCAAAGCGAACAGTACAGGAGCTTTTTGGCTTTTTCGTCCTCCGACTCTGGCGTGGGCTGAGTTGCTGTAGCAGTGGTTGAGGCCGTGAGCCCAGGCTtggtgctgctgctgccactgctcTTCATAACAGGCCCCTGTAGTTGTACTTGTGTAGCTGATGGGGGGCTGGCAGGCGTGGGATCACACAGGACGGGATTACAGGGACTGAGGACGGCCATGGCTGTTAAAGCTGCCAGGGAGGAGGAGTTGGAGATGATGGGGACGAACGCATTTGGAGAAGCCAAGGTTTTATCTGCCGTGCTAGGAGGCACTGCGATTTGTTCTGAGatcaagaaagagagagggcgggagggagggaaggagggagggagagggaaagagagagagacacaacatcTGACAGTTAGTCCGGGAGCGTTAACAATATTGCAACTTTTGGTGACACATTCCTTAACATCTTTATTTTGGTGTGTTGTGTAAGAGTTTGATCCCTGGGGAGGGAGAGTTCTTTTTCACACAGCAGCAGCTGAGTAGCAGGAGCAGGACTGAGCTACTGGCCAGTGGTGT
The Coregonus clupeaformis isolate EN_2021a chromosome 40, ASM2061545v1, whole genome shotgun sequence genome window above contains:
- the LOC121554968 gene encoding zinc finger protein 385B-like isoform X2 → MLNGSVIMFLGSSCHSNTLPALVRTPSLMMQSTLDMKPFMPFHQVDTSSAVGLFPNFNTMDPVQKAVINHTFGVSIPPKKKQVISCNICQLRFNSDSQAEAHYKGTKHAKKLKAQENTKNKPPKSSLPPPPLPPSLDSAKTITTTTSTSLTSTVTASNSDQPEQIAVPPSTADKTLASPNAFVPIISNSSSLAALTAMAVLSPCNPVLCDPTPASPPSATQVQLQGPVMKSSGSSSTKPGLTASTTATATQPTPESEDEKAKKLLYCSLCKVAVNSLSQLEAHNTGSKHKTMLEARNGAGPIKAYPRPGSKLKVQATTVLKGSGLQNKTFHCEICDVHVNSEIQLKQHISSRRHKDRVAGKPMKPKYSPYNKQQRSSTVLAAKLALQKDLVKPISPAAFLSNPFCPTTVPSIALHPRPNTSIFQTAGLPGSMSSMGSFLRAAPGPIRPTTGSILFAPY
- the LOC121554968 gene encoding zinc finger protein 385B-like isoform X3; amino-acid sequence: MWTSFFSRGSSCHSNTLPALVRTPSLMMQSTLDMKPFMPFHQVDTSSAVGLFPNFNTMDPVQKAVINHTFGVSIPPKKKQVISCNICQLRFNSDSQAEAHYKGTKHAKKLKAQENTKNKPPKSSLPPPPLPPSLDSAKTITTTTSTSLTSTVTASNSDQPEQIAVPPSTADKTLASPNAFVPIISNSSSLAALTAMAVLSPCNPVLCDPTPASPPSATQVQLQGPVMKSSGSSSTKPGLTASTTATATQPTPESEDEKAKKLLYCSLCKVAVNSLSQLEAHNTGSKHKTMLEARNGAGPIKAYPRPGSKLKVQATTVLKGSGLQNKTFHCEICDVHVNSEIQLKQHISSRRHKDRVAGKPMKPKYSPYNKQQRSSTVLAAKLALQKDLVKPISPAAFLSNPFCPTTVPSIALHPRPNTSIFQTAGLPGSMSSMGSFLRAAPGPIRPTTGSILFAPY
- the LOC121554968 gene encoding zinc finger protein 385B-like isoform X1 — translated: MKTPLSPSQFIEHGRMAFPFEGCLELNQLMGMEPTTNSQAQINMDLQQQQQEKKKLFYSMCEVCNIQLNSQAQALVHYNGRSHLKRIKQMNNGEVPPAPVPATGSLPTTTLTLSTSTTSSSTGSSCHSNTLPALVRTPSLMMQSTLDMKPFMPFHQVDTSSAVGLFPNFNTMDPVQKAVINHTFGVSIPPKKKQVISCNICQLRFNSDSQAEAHYKGTKHAKKLKAQENTKNKPPKSSLPPPPLPPSLDSAKTITTTTSTSLTSTVTASNSDQPEQIAVPPSTADKTLASPNAFVPIISNSSSLAALTAMAVLSPCNPVLCDPTPASPPSATQVQLQGPVMKSSGSSSTKPGLTASTTATATQPTPESEDEKAKKLLYCSLCKVAVNSLSQLEAHNTGSKHKTMLEARNGAGPIKAYPRPGSKLKVQATTVLKGSGLQNKTFHCEICDVHVNSEIQLKQHISSRRHKDRVAGKPMKPKYSPYNKQQRSSTVLAAKLALQKDLVKPISPAAFLSNPFCPTTVPSIALHPRPNTSIFQTAGLPGSMSSMGSFLRAAPGPIRPTTGSILFAPY